From a single Euzebyales bacterium genomic region:
- a CDS encoding metal-sensitive transcriptional regulator translates to MDDYHRTVNNRLRTARGHLDGIIRMVDADAWCPDIMKQLAAVQGMLEGTSREVFRHHLETHVAQAVRDGRGEEIFDELMETLKYDKRVLRPMPDNASASEAAGP, encoded by the coding sequence ATGGACGACTACCACCGCACCGTCAACAACCGCCTCAGGACCGCGCGCGGCCACCTCGACGGGATCATCCGCATGGTCGATGCCGACGCCTGGTGCCCCGACATCATGAAACAGCTCGCCGCCGTCCAGGGCATGCTCGAGGGCACCAGCCGGGAGGTGTTCCGCCATCACCTCGAGACCCACGTCGCCCAGGCTGTCCGCGATGGCCGCGGGGAGGAGATCTTCGACGAGCTCATGGAGACGCTGAAGTACGACAAGCGCGTCCTCCGACCTATGCCGGACAACGCCTCCGCCTCCGAAGCCGCCGGGCCGTAA